The proteins below come from a single uncultured Carboxylicivirga sp. genomic window:
- a CDS encoding efflux RND transporter periplasmic adaptor subunit codes for MRKNIYVVLISILYIASSCVHHPHSEEDHDHDHDHESVAIPYSAYNNDVEVYIKSQPLAKDRLAKLIVHLTNLKDFKPLTTSGVTLKLVVGSKGLKQFQKKANEEGVYTFEIKPTESGNGYFLIEFSSKDKPQEIRVDNVKVYGDAHEAIHEAEEEVPHVAGAINFSKEQGSKVNFATAHPELKEFGSVIKTTASVDVSPIDGVVVSAKTSGFVNFSNGIISVGKELAKHDRVFMVKGDGISDNNAEVMLKKAKAELELSKAEYDRDKLLAEKQIVSNKEMLETQARFQKAKSEYNNLIKTISEDGENIIAPVTGFISEVFVNNGQFVQAGSPVFSMVENQRLMLTAMVSQRYLKDLQGIIDVNVQVGDQILTLAELKGKILSVGKSISQSNHLLPVVFEVDLHDELLSGGFTNVFIKTKGAETLIIPETALTEEQGVYFVYVQVTPEMFEKRQVNVGATDGKYRAIISGISKDERVVIKGAVLVKLAAVSNSIDPHAGHVH; via the coding sequence ATGAGAAAGAACATTTATGTAGTTCTTATTAGCATATTATATATTGCTAGTAGCTGCGTGCACCATCCACACAGCGAAGAGGATCATGATCATGATCATGATCACGAATCAGTGGCTATTCCCTATAGTGCTTATAATAACGATGTGGAAGTGTATATTAAATCTCAACCACTAGCTAAAGATAGATTGGCGAAATTGATAGTACACCTTACAAATTTAAAAGATTTTAAACCCTTAACAACCAGTGGAGTAACTTTAAAGCTCGTTGTTGGATCGAAAGGTCTAAAACAATTTCAGAAGAAAGCTAATGAAGAAGGTGTGTATACTTTCGAAATTAAGCCTACAGAAAGTGGTAATGGCTATTTTTTGATTGAATTTTCATCGAAAGACAAGCCTCAGGAAATAAGAGTTGACAATGTAAAAGTGTACGGTGATGCTCATGAAGCGATCCACGAAGCTGAAGAGGAAGTGCCCCATGTTGCGGGAGCTATTAATTTTAGTAAGGAACAAGGCTCGAAGGTGAATTTTGCAACAGCTCATCCTGAATTAAAGGAATTTGGTTCTGTTATTAAAACGACAGCTTCGGTGGATGTTTCTCCTATTGATGGAGTTGTGGTGTCGGCAAAAACTAGCGGGTTTGTCAATTTTTCAAACGGAATTATAAGTGTTGGTAAGGAGCTGGCTAAACACGATCGTGTTTTTATGGTGAAAGGAGATGGCATTTCGGATAACAATGCCGAGGTGATGCTTAAAAAAGCCAAAGCTGAACTGGAATTATCAAAGGCTGAATACGATAGAGATAAATTATTGGCTGAGAAGCAAATTGTTTCGAACAAGGAAATGCTTGAAACACAGGCTCGTTTTCAGAAAGCCAAAAGTGAATATAATAACCTGATTAAAACCATTAGTGAAGATGGCGAAAATATAATTGCTCCGGTTACAGGGTTTATCAGTGAGGTTTTTGTAAATAATGGTCAGTTTGTGCAAGCCGGAAGTCCTGTGTTTAGTATGGTTGAAAATCAACGTTTGATGCTAACGGCTATGGTGAGTCAGCGTTACTTGAAAGATTTACAAGGCATTATAGATGTTAATGTTCAGGTGGGAGACCAAATACTGACATTAGCTGAATTGAAGGGAAAAATTCTTTCTGTAGGTAAATCCATTAGTCAAAGCAACCATTTATTACCCGTAGTTTTTGAAGTTGATTTGCACGATGAATTGTTGAGCGGCGGTTTTACCAATGTGTTTATTAAAACTAAAGGGGCTGAAACTCTAATTATTCCTGAAACAGCACTAACCGAAGAACAAGGAGTGTATTTTGTCTATGTACAAGTAACTCCAGAGATGTTCGAAAAACGGCAGGTTAATGTGGGTGCTACCGATGGTAAGTACAGGGCTATTATTAGTGGTATCAGCAAAGATGAAAGAGTGGTGATTAAAGGAGCTGTTTTGGTGAAGCTTGCCGCTGTATCTAATTCTATTGATCCACATGCTGGACATGTTCATTAA
- a CDS encoding VWA domain-containing protein, which yields MSDITFLHPYFFWLLLIVPFYIAWYVWKQKGLQASLQISSIKAFAKAPVSKKVYFRHSLFAFRMLTILLLIVVLARPQSSNSFRNEITEGIDIMMALDISGSMRAEDFKPNRLEAAKDVATDFIKGRPNDKIGMVIYAAESFTQCPLTTDHTVLHNLMQDITFGMLEDGTAIGMGLATAVQRIKDSEAKSKVIILLSDGENNRGEIAPRTAAEIAKTFGVRVYTVGVGTIGMAPMPIETVFGTKYQNVEVKIDEELLQDVADMTGGKYFRATNKEKLKEIYSEIDKMEKTRIEVKEYTKRKEEYLPFALLAGLFLLLEVFLRNTVFRNLP from the coding sequence ATGAGTGATATAACATTTTTACATCCCTATTTTTTCTGGTTGCTGCTAATAGTGCCATTCTATATAGCTTGGTATGTATGGAAACAAAAAGGACTGCAAGCTTCGTTGCAAATTTCAAGCATCAAAGCATTTGCAAAAGCTCCTGTATCAAAAAAGGTGTATTTCCGACATTCGTTGTTTGCTTTCCGCATGCTCACTATCCTATTATTAATCGTTGTATTGGCGCGTCCTCAATCGAGCAACAGCTTTCGCAACGAGATTACTGAAGGTATCGACATTATGATGGCCTTGGATATTTCGGGAAGTATGCGTGCAGAGGATTTTAAACCTAATCGTTTGGAAGCAGCCAAAGATGTAGCAACAGATTTTATCAAAGGACGACCTAACGATAAAATAGGAATGGTTATTTATGCTGCCGAAAGTTTTACCCAATGTCCACTTACCACCGATCATACAGTGCTGCACAATCTAATGCAGGATATTACCTTTGGTATGCTCGAAGATGGTACTGCCATTGGAATGGGACTTGCAACAGCGGTTCAACGCATAAAAGACAGTGAAGCAAAAAGTAAAGTAATTATATTACTTTCCGATGGTGAAAATAACCGAGGAGAAATTGCACCTCGTACAGCAGCCGAAATTGCTAAAACATTTGGTGTACGCGTCTACACGGTTGGCGTGGGTACTATTGGTATGGCCCCAATGCCTATCGAAACTGTTTTTGGAACCAAATATCAGAATGTAGAAGTAAAAATTGATGAAGAACTTCTGCAAGATGTAGCAGATATGACAGGCGGAAAATATTTCAGAGCAACCAACAAAGAAAAGTTGAAAGAAATTTACTCTGAAATTGACAAAATGGAGAAAACGCGTATCGAAGTAAAAGAATACACTAAACGCAAAGAAGAATATCTTCCCTTTGCTCTTTTAGCTGGATTATTCCTGTTATTAGAAGTATTCCTTCGTAACACTGTTTTCCGTAATCTGCCTTAA
- a CDS encoding VWA domain-containing protein, translating to MDIFRFEHPIFLYLLVLIPVLAFIHLYLTNRRKKALEEFGNMELLEELMPNVSFKRPGIKFYFLLLALVVLIFAIAGPQFGSKLQTVKRKGIELMIALDVSNSMMAEDIQPNRLDRAKRAISRLVDKLQNDRVGFIVFAGDSYVQLPITTDYASAKMFLNTITTDAVTKQGTAIGSAIYKGIQSFTSDEKVNRAIIVITDGENHEDDPVAAAAAAAEKGIKVYTVGMGLPKGAPIPAKGGKSNDFMKDKDGNVVITKLDEATLQQVAITGNGAYIPANNIRNGINNLMDELGGMEKTEFEAKVYADYEDQFQWFVGFVLLLVIGEFLILERKNRRLKHIDIFEVKKEDKEQM from the coding sequence ATGGATATTTTCAGGTTTGAACATCCCATATTTCTTTATCTTTTAGTACTGATTCCTGTATTGGCTTTTATACATTTATATCTGACCAATCGCAGAAAAAAAGCATTGGAAGAGTTTGGAAACATGGAACTTTTAGAAGAATTAATGCCTAACGTTAGTTTTAAACGTCCGGGTATTAAGTTCTACTTTCTGCTTCTGGCTTTAGTTGTTTTAATTTTTGCCATTGCAGGACCTCAATTCGGTTCCAAACTTCAAACAGTTAAACGAAAGGGTATTGAATTGATGATTGCCCTTGACGTTTCTAATAGTATGATGGCTGAAGACATTCAACCTAATCGTCTTGACAGAGCTAAACGCGCTATTTCTCGATTGGTTGATAAATTGCAAAACGATCGCGTAGGTTTTATTGTTTTTGCAGGTGATTCATATGTACAATTACCTATCACAACAGACTACGCTTCGGCTAAAATGTTTTTAAATACCATTACCACAGATGCTGTTACCAAACAAGGTACCGCAATAGGATCGGCAATCTACAAAGGTATCCAGTCTTTTACATCAGATGAAAAGGTAAACCGTGCTATCATTGTTATTACCGATGGTGAAAACCACGAGGACGATCCGGTGGCAGCAGCTGCAGCTGCAGCCGAAAAAGGCATTAAAGTGTATACTGTTGGAATGGGTTTACCCAAAGGGGCTCCAATCCCGGCCAAAGGAGGTAAAAGCAACGACTTTATGAAAGATAAAGATGGAAATGTTGTTATTACTAAATTAGATGAAGCCACATTACAACAAGTTGCAATAACCGGTAACGGCGCTTATATTCCTGCCAATAATATCCGCAATGGAATCAATAACCTTATGGATGAGTTGGGAGGAATGGAAAAAACCGAGTTTGAGGCAAAAGTTTATGCCGATTACGAAGATCAGTTCCAATGGTTTGTTGGATTTGTACTTTTATTAGTGATTGGAGAATTTTTGATATTGGAACGTAAGAATAGAAGATTGAAACACATCGATATTTTCGAAGTGAAAAAAGAAGATAAAGAACAGATGTAG
- a CDS encoding histidinol-phosphatase, which produces MNYFSFHTHSHFCDGKTHMKDVCKKAVAEGLSAIGFSSHAPVPFSSTWAMKFEDALEYRKAIDHFKEEYNDQLNIYAALEADYIPLGTSISYDAWRKMLNLDYIIGSVHLVMNPEIPDELWFLDGPPENYEKGINNCFDGDTQKAVTQYYHQIQEMVMTQKPDVIAHMDKVIMNNKGRFFNEEDEWYQELVAETLQVISESETIIEVNTRGIYRGKYHTFFPNEKIIERCVVLGIPLTISVDAHHPDELKSEFDHALEVIKQAGGKEVSYFDNGKWEQLSIDGV; this is translated from the coding sequence ATGAACTATTTCAGTTTTCATACTCATTCTCATTTTTGCGATGGTAAAACTCATATGAAAGATGTTTGTAAGAAGGCAGTAGCAGAAGGTTTGAGTGCGATTGGATTTTCGAGTCATGCACCGGTTCCTTTTTCAAGTACCTGGGCAATGAAGTTTGAAGATGCCTTAGAATACAGAAAAGCAATTGATCATTTTAAAGAAGAGTATAACGATCAACTAAATATTTATGCCGCACTGGAGGCTGATTACATTCCTTTGGGTACATCAATCAGCTATGATGCATGGAGAAAGATGCTGAATTTGGATTACATAATTGGTTCGGTGCATTTGGTAATGAATCCTGAAATTCCGGATGAGCTATGGTTTTTAGATGGACCGCCAGAAAATTATGAAAAGGGTATTAACAATTGTTTTGATGGCGATACCCAAAAAGCGGTAACACAATATTATCATCAAATTCAAGAAATGGTAATGACACAAAAACCAGATGTGATTGCGCATATGGATAAAGTTATTATGAACAACAAAGGGCGTTTTTTTAATGAAGAGGATGAGTGGTATCAAGAGCTTGTTGCTGAAACATTGCAGGTGATTTCTGAAAGCGAAACTATTATTGAAGTAAACACAAGAGGTATCTATCGGGGAAAGTATCATACATTCTTTCCGAATGAGAAGATTATTGAACGATGTGTTGTGTTAGGAATACCATTGACAATTTCGGTAGATGCACATCATCCTGATGAACTTAAAAGTGAGTTTGATCATGCATTAGAAGTAATTAAGCAGGCTGGAGGTAAAGAGGTTTCGTACTTTGATAATGGGAAATGGGAACAATTATCCATTGATGGTGTTTAA
- a CDS encoding tetratricopeptide repeat protein, protein MRYFIVTILLVVSFASVHAQQERKFIRKGNTHFTDENYLESEIEYRKALDKKQASYEGQFNLGDALFKQEKYDDALNQYQALAGTEKDPERLSQLYHNIGNTYMATKKVKEAIEAYKNALRNNPLDNDTRYNLIAAQKMLDDQQKNQDQQNKDQNKDQNKDQNKDQQDQNKDQNKDQNKDKNKDQQQKQDQQNKDQQQNQDQNKDQQDQQNQQQRQNQQQQQPKEQMSQEDAQRLLNAIQQDEDALRKKLEKAKAAQQTNTEKNW, encoded by the coding sequence ATGAGATATTTTATAGTTACAATATTACTGGTAGTTTCGTTTGCGTCTGTTCATGCGCAGCAAGAACGAAAATTCATTCGTAAAGGAAATACTCATTTTACTGATGAGAATTACCTAGAATCGGAAATTGAATACCGTAAAGCACTTGATAAAAAACAAGCATCTTATGAAGGTCAATTTAACCTGGGTGATGCTTTGTTTAAGCAAGAAAAATACGATGATGCTCTGAACCAATATCAGGCTTTAGCGGGTACAGAAAAAGATCCCGAACGTTTATCTCAGTTATATCACAACATCGGTAATACGTATATGGCTACTAAAAAAGTGAAAGAAGCTATTGAAGCATATAAAAACGCATTACGTAATAATCCGTTAGATAACGATACACGTTACAACCTGATAGCAGCTCAGAAAATGTTGGATGATCAACAAAAAAATCAAGATCAGCAAAACAAGGACCAGAATAAGGACCAGAATAAGGATCAAAACAAAGATCAACAAGATCAGAATAAGGACCAAAACAAAGATCAGAATAAAGACAAAAATAAGGATCAACAGCAAAAACAAGATCAGCAGAACAAAGATCAACAACAAAACCAGGATCAGAATAAAGATCAGCAAGACCAACAGAATCAACAACAGCGACAAAACCAACAGCAACAACAGCCAAAAGAACAAATGTCGCAAGAAGATGCTCAACGCTTGTTGAATGCTATTCAGCAAGATGAAGATGCTTTGCGTAAAAAATTAGAAAAAGCAAAAGCAGCTCAACAAACAAATACTGAGAAAAACTGGTAG
- a CDS encoding MoxR family ATPase — MDQNVDIRAINEKIQQESSFVDMLTIEMNKVIVGQKHLVEGLLIGLLSDGHILLEGVPGLAKTLAINTLATIVDAKFSRIQFTPDLLPADLLGTMIYSQKKEEFIVKQGPIFTNFVLADEINRAPAKVQSALLEAMQERQVTIGENTFKLEEPFLVMATQNPIEQEGTYPLPEAQVDRFMLKLVLDYPKKDEEQMIIRHNLAKTFPRASSILKPEDIIRARNVVKEVYMDEKIEKYIVDIIFATRFPEQYGLDKFKDMISYGASPRASISLSMASKAYAFIKRRGYVIPEDVRAVCHDVMRHRIGLSYEAEANNITSVEIISEILNQVEVP; from the coding sequence ATGGATCAAAATGTAGATATAAGAGCTATCAATGAGAAAATTCAACAAGAGAGTTCGTTTGTTGACATGTTAACCATTGAAATGAATAAGGTTATTGTTGGTCAAAAACACCTTGTTGAAGGTTTATTGATTGGTTTATTGTCCGACGGACACATTTTGTTAGAAGGTGTTCCGGGATTAGCAAAGACATTAGCAATCAATACACTTGCTACCATTGTTGATGCTAAATTCTCTCGTATACAGTTTACACCTGACTTGTTACCTGCCGACTTGCTAGGTACAATGATTTACAGTCAGAAAAAAGAAGAATTCATTGTTAAACAAGGTCCTATTTTCACCAACTTTGTATTGGCCGATGAGATTAACCGTGCCCCAGCAAAAGTTCAGAGTGCATTATTGGAAGCCATGCAAGAACGTCAGGTTACCATTGGTGAAAATACTTTCAAGCTAGAGGAACCCTTCCTGGTTATGGCAACACAAAACCCGATTGAACAAGAAGGTACTTACCCACTTCCAGAAGCACAGGTCGACCGTTTTATGTTGAAACTTGTTTTGGATTATCCTAAAAAGGATGAAGAGCAAATGATTATTCGCCATAACCTGGCTAAAACGTTCCCAAGAGCTTCTTCTATTCTTAAGCCTGAAGATATTATCCGCGCCCGTAACGTAGTGAAGGAAGTATATATGGACGAAAAGATTGAGAAATATATCGTAGATATCATTTTCGCCACTCGTTTCCCTGAACAATACGGTTTGGATAAATTCAAAGATATGATCTCATACGGAGCTTCTCCACGTGCTAGTATCAGCTTGTCGATGGCATCAAAAGCTTATGCATTTATCAAACGTCGTGGATATGTAATTCCAGAAGATGTGCGTGCTGTTTGTCATGATGTAATGCGTCACCGTATTGGATTATCATACGAAGCTGAAGCAAATAATATTACTTCGGTGGAGATTATTAGCGAAATCCTTAACCAAGTTGAAGTACCGTAG
- a CDS encoding DUF58 domain-containing protein gives MEATDIIKKVRQIEIKTRGLSSNIFAGEYHSAFKGRGMTFSEVREYQYGDDIRNIDWNVTARFNHPYIKVFEEERELTVLLMIDVSGSREFGTSFKFKKNVITEMAAVLAFSAIQNNDKIGVVFFSDRIEKFIPPKKGRKHILHIIRELISIKPEHRETNLSEALKYLTNAIKKRCTAFIISDFMDENFEDALKIANQKHDVVALKVYDKRETEIPSIGLIKLKDAESGQYQWADTSNRAVRDAYSKWWRDTDASTKTLFSKCGVDNVSVRTDEDYVKALIALFKKRI, from the coding sequence TTGGAAGCAACGGATATCATAAAAAAAGTTCGTCAGATTGAGATAAAGACGCGAGGTTTATCCAGCAATATATTTGCAGGAGAATACCACTCGGCTTTCAAAGGTCGTGGTATGACCTTTAGCGAGGTGCGCGAATATCAATATGGCGACGACATTAGAAATATCGACTGGAATGTTACGGCCCGCTTCAATCACCCTTACATCAAGGTTTTTGAAGAAGAAAGGGAACTAACTGTTTTGTTGATGATTGACGTTTCTGGTTCGCGCGAGTTTGGTACTTCATTTAAGTTCAAAAAGAATGTGATAACTGAGATGGCTGCTGTTTTGGCCTTTTCAGCCATCCAAAATAATGATAAGATTGGTGTTGTCTTTTTTAGTGATCGTATTGAAAAATTCATCCCTCCTAAAAAAGGTCGTAAACACATTCTGCATATTATCCGCGAACTGATTTCGATTAAACCCGAACATCGCGAGACCAATTTATCAGAAGCATTGAAATACCTGACCAACGCCATCAAAAAGCGTTGTACAGCTTTTATCATCTCCGATTTTATGGATGAGAATTTTGAAGATGCTCTGAAAATTGCCAATCAAAAACACGATGTTGTGGCTTTGAAGGTTTACGATAAACGCGAAACCGAAATTCCTTCGATCGGATTAATTAAACTGAAAGATGCCGAATCGGGCCAATATCAATGGGCCGATACATCAAACAGAGCGGTGAGAGATGCCTACTCTAAATGGTGGCGCGACACAGATGCATCAACCAAAACATTATTTAGTAAATGTGGCGTTGATAATGTATCGGTTAGAACCGACGAAGACTATGTTAAAGCACTGATTGCTTTATTTAAAAAGAGAATATAA
- a CDS encoding (2Fe-2S)-binding protein has translation MFEENDFVCRHMRMTKAEIIKVIREKNITSFDDLQDETDVATICGSCVADIEEILEEEIAKRDA, from the coding sequence ATGTTTGAAGAAAATGATTTTGTATGTCGCCATATGCGAATGACTAAAGCTGAAATTATTAAAGTAATTCGCGAAAAAAATATCACTTCATTTGATGATTTACAGGACGAAACAGATGTAGCCACCATCTGTGGAAGTTGTGTTGCTGATATTGAGGAAATTCTGGAAGAAGAAATTGCGAAGCGAGACGCTTAA
- a CDS encoding DUF2027 domain-containing protein — translation MKVKSGDIVRFLNTSGGGTVTRVDGKLVYVEDEDGFEVPVMLNEVVVIEDAKPAVSPQSTAEPIEEIEEENYEFVEEEGDDDNPRFFVAFLPGEKKGVESGHLRIQLVNDSNYFAYYTISKKQKDETLELQFNGMVEPNTKISLDKMTVLQLDDRTWKVSIMLFKKGRAYTELPAISTEIKIKAARFFKENSFADNDYYHEKAVLMPIIKGDFEKKLEQLTKKEVDQFLREKEPKPARKKYAKRDEPGILEVDLHIDELIDTTAGLSNGEILNIQIDKFKQVMKDNAKFKGKKLVFIHGVGAGTLKNEIRRLLERQYKKHNYQDASFREYGYGATMVII, via the coding sequence ATGAAAGTAAAATCTGGCGATATAGTTCGCTTTTTAAATACCAGTGGAGGCGGAACGGTAACCCGAGTGGATGGTAAACTAGTTTATGTTGAAGATGAAGATGGTTTCGAAGTTCCGGTAATGTTGAACGAGGTTGTTGTGATTGAAGATGCCAAGCCGGCTGTTTCACCACAAAGTACAGCAGAGCCTATTGAAGAAATTGAAGAAGAAAACTACGAATTTGTGGAGGAAGAGGGTGATGATGATAATCCAAGATTTTTCGTTGCTTTTCTTCCTGGTGAGAAAAAAGGAGTGGAGTCAGGGCACTTGCGTATTCAATTGGTTAACGATAGTAATTACTTTGCCTATTATACTATTTCGAAAAAACAAAAAGACGAAACACTGGAATTGCAATTCAATGGCATGGTTGAACCCAATACTAAGATTAGTTTGGATAAAATGACAGTGTTGCAACTAGATGATCGTACCTGGAAGGTATCTATTATGCTGTTTAAAAAAGGACGCGCGTATACAGAACTACCAGCAATATCAACCGAAATAAAGATTAAAGCAGCTCGTTTTTTTAAAGAAAATAGTTTTGCTGATAATGACTACTATCACGAAAAAGCTGTTTTAATGCCTATTATTAAAGGTGATTTTGAAAAGAAGCTGGAGCAGTTAACTAAGAAGGAAGTGGATCAGTTTTTACGCGAAAAGGAACCAAAACCAGCACGTAAAAAATATGCAAAACGTGATGAGCCAGGAATTCTGGAAGTAGATCTACATATTGATGAGTTGATTGACACTACCGCTGGATTGAGTAATGGAGAGATATTAAATATTCAGATTGATAAGTTTAAGCAAGTGATGAAAGATAATGCCAAGTTTAAAGGTAAGAAACTGGTATTTATTCATGGCGTGGGAGCGGGAACTTTAAAGAACGAGATTCGTCGTTTGTTAGAGCGTCAGTATAAAAAACACAATTATCAGGATGCTTCTTTCCGCGAGTATGGTTATGGAGCCACTATGGTAATTATCTAA
- a CDS encoding S-adenosylmethionine:tRNA ribosyltransferase-isomerase, with protein sequence MIKPDIAIEDFTYNLPDERIAKYPLENRDLSKLLVFKNGTIDQKQFPDIKSVLPANAMLVFNNTKVIQARLKFKKATGAEIEIFCLEPLSPVEVQMAFDSRETTTWKCIVGNARKWKNDPLTKTITIDGEEIVITVEKGEQLSDAYSIVFNWDNNDFSFAEIIENIGLTPIPPYLNRETEEIDLDRYQTVYSEHKGSVAAPTAGLHFTNEILSNLQADGHELLNITLHVGAGTFKPVKSEKIAEHDMHTEHFVITQQSLASLINNTNPTIAVGTTSVRTLESLYWYGVRILENLSIEKGVQQWDPYNLNGNYSRKEALTALLDFMIENKINTLSGRTSIIIVTGYQFKMINGLVTNFHQPQSTLLLLISAIVGMKWKEIYQYALDNDFRFLSYGDSSLLMID encoded by the coding sequence ATGATTAAGCCGGATATTGCTATTGAAGATTTTACTTATAACCTTCCTGATGAACGTATTGCCAAATACCCACTCGAAAATCGTGATTTATCTAAACTATTGGTTTTTAAGAATGGTACGATTGATCAAAAGCAATTTCCGGATATCAAATCGGTATTACCGGCTAACGCTATGTTAGTTTTCAATAATACCAAAGTTATTCAGGCCCGACTAAAGTTTAAAAAGGCCACAGGTGCAGAGATTGAGATTTTTTGTTTAGAGCCACTTAGCCCGGTTGAAGTACAAATGGCTTTTGACAGCCGCGAAACCACTACCTGGAAATGCATTGTGGGTAATGCCCGAAAATGGAAAAATGATCCTTTAACCAAAACCATTACTATTGATGGTGAAGAAATTGTTATTACCGTTGAAAAAGGAGAACAGTTAAGCGATGCCTATTCCATTGTATTTAATTGGGATAACAATGATTTTTCGTTTGCCGAGATTATCGAGAATATCGGATTAACGCCTATTCCTCCTTATTTAAATCGTGAAACGGAAGAAATTGATTTGGATCGTTACCAAACTGTTTATTCCGAGCACAAAGGATCGGTGGCAGCTCCAACAGCTGGTTTACATTTTACCAACGAAATATTGAGTAATCTTCAGGCCGATGGTCACGAGTTACTTAATATTACCTTACATGTGGGTGCCGGCACATTTAAACCGGTAAAATCAGAGAAGATTGCCGAACACGACATGCACACTGAACATTTTGTGATTACCCAGCAATCGTTAGCCAGCCTTATTAATAACACAAACCCAACCATTGCTGTGGGAACCACTTCGGTGCGTACGCTCGAAAGCTTATATTGGTATGGCGTACGAATTCTTGAAAATCTTTCTATTGAAAAAGGTGTACAGCAATGGGATCCTTATAACCTGAATGGCAATTACAGTAGAAAAGAAGCTTTAACAGCCTTGTTAGACTTTATGATCGAAAACAAGATCAACACCTTATCGGGTCGCACATCCATTATTATTGTAACCGGCTATCAGTTTAAGATGATCAATGGTTTAGTAACCAACTTTCATCAACCACAAAGTACCTTATTGTTGCTTATAAGTGCTATAGTGGGTATGAAATGGAAAGAGATTTATCAATACGCCTTGGATAATGACTTCCGTTTTTTGAGTTATGGCGATAGCTCTTTGTTGATGATTGATTAA